One Setaria italica strain Yugu1 chromosome I, Setaria_italica_v2.0, whole genome shotgun sequence DNA window includes the following coding sequences:
- the LOC101782188 gene encoding DNA-directed RNA polymerase III subunit RPC10 translates to MEFCPSCGLLLQIDPGTGSHRLRLFCPLCPYVCAIQNKIVRKAKLVKKEVEPIFSNADAMKLAPKTATSCPRCNHGEAYFKQMQIRSADEPMTTFYRCCREECQLEWRDD, encoded by the exons atgGAGTTCTGCCCGTCGTGTGGGCTGCTGCTGCAGATCGATCCAGGCACCGGAAGCCACCGCCTGCGCCTCTTCTGCCCCCTCTGCCCCTACGTCTGCGCCATCCAGAACAAG ATCGTGAGGAAGGCGAAGTTGGTCAAGAAGGAGGTAGAGCCCATCTTCAGCAACGCCGACGCGATGAAGTTGGCCCCCAAGACCGCAA CTTCATGCCCAAGATGCAACCATGGAGAAGCATACTTCAAGCAGATGCAGATTCGATCAGCTGATGAGCCAATGACAACATTCTATCGGTGTTGCAGAGAAGAATGCCAGCTTGAATGGAGAGATGACTGA